A genomic region of Papaver somniferum cultivar HN1 chromosome 7, ASM357369v1, whole genome shotgun sequence contains the following coding sequences:
- the LOC113297011 gene encoding low-temperature-induced cysteine proteinase-like, with amino-acid sequence MSGLKIQLVLLYSTFGLLLFFTHCQSLESESTFSIVSHELDHGFATTEERVVEIFEKWREKHGKVYKHEEEKEMRLKSFKKNLNYIMERNRKDKKSDIGQHEVGLNVFADMTNEEFRQTYLPSSKLISKRTKENNPHSGMTDCDAPTSMDWRKKGVVTPVKNQRQCGSCWAFSSTGAMEGINAIVTGELISISEQELVDCDTSCEGCNGGNMDYAFEFVINNGGIDTESDYPYTAKDGTCNITKEEKKVVTIDGYRDVAPEENSLFCSVANQPISVAIVASSLDFQLYTGGVYDGDCSSNPKDLDHGVLIVGYGSKDDQDYWIVKNSWGTNWGMEGYVYIKRNTDLEYGVCAINAQASYPTKTSVSPSPFPSPIIPPPPPPPPSPCPNQCGDHIAYCPSGETCCCILKFYGVCFVYGCCGYENGVCCPESTFCCPQDFPVCDVEDGLCLQNYGDSVGVAAKRRKMAKHKFPWTKCERNYEEPQPLDFIWNRRNQFAATL; translated from the exons atgagtGGACTCAAAATCCAACTAGTTCTCCTGTACTCTACCTTCGGTTTGCTATTATTTTTCACCCATTGTCAAAGTTTGGAGAGTGAGTCGACATTCTCAATAGTGAGTCACGAGTTGGACCATGGGTTCGCAACAACAGAAGAAAGAGTAGTGGAAATTTTTGAGAAATGGAGGGAGAAACATGGGAAAGTATACAAACATGAAGAGGAAAAAGAAATGAGATTGAAGAGCTTTAAGAAAAATCTCAATTACATAATGGAGAGGAATCGGAAGGATAAGAAGAGTGATATAGGCCAACATGAAGTGGGATTAAATGTGTTTGCGGATATGACTAATGAAGAATTTAGACAAACTTATTTGCCTTCTTCAAAGCTAATATCAAAGCGTACTAAAGAAAATAATCCACACAGCGGCATGACGGATTGCGATGCTCCGACTTCTATGGATTGGAGGAAGAAAGGAGTTGTCACTCCCGTTAAAAATCAACGCCAATGCG GGAGTTGTTGGGCGTTTTCGTCAACTGGCGCGATGGAGGGCATAAATGCAATAGTTACAGGAGAACTTATCAGCATTTCAGAACAGGAACTTGTAGATTGTGATACAAGTTGCGAGGGATGCAACGGAGGGAACATGGACTATGCATTTGAGTTTGTTATTAATAACGGCGGTATTGATACCGAATCTGATTACCCTTACACCGCCAAGGATGGTACTTGCAATATTACCAAG GAGGAAAAGAAAGTGGTAACAATTGATGGGTACAGAGATGTAGCTCCTGAAGAAAATTCTCTCTTTTGTTCCGTTGCTAACCAACCTATTAGTGTGGCAATTGTTGCTTCTTCATTGGATTTTCAACTCTACACCGGG GGAGTTTACGATGGAGACTGCTCGAGCAATCCGAAAGACTTAGACCATGGAGTTTTAATCGTGGGTTATGGTTCAAAAGACGATCAAGACTATTGGATTGTAAAGAACTCATGGGGTACAAATTGGGGTATGGAAGGATATGTGTACATAAAGAGGAATACGGATTTAGAATATGGTGTCTGTGCCATCAACGCACAGGCTTCTTATCCAACGAAAACTTCTGTTTCTCCTTCTCCATTTCCTAGTCCTATTATTCctccacccccacccccacctcCGAGTCCATGCCCAAACCAGTGTGGTGATCATATTGCTTATTGTCCAAGTGGTGAAACTTGCTGCTGCATTTTGAAATTTTATGGTGTTTGTTTTGTCTACGGTTGCTGTGGGTATGAGAATGGAGTGTGTTGCCCGGAATCCACCTTTTGCTGTCCCCAAGATTTTCCGGTTTGTGATGTCGAGGACGGACTCTGTCTTCAG aaCTACGGTGACTCTGTGGGAGTAGCAGCGAAGAGAAGAAAAATGGCGAAACACAAGTTTCCGTGGACAAAGTGTGAACGAAACTACGAGGAACCCCAACCACTGGATTTTATATGGAATAGAAGAAATCAATTTGCTGCAACTCTCTAG